A section of the Clostridium felsineum DSM 794 genome encodes:
- the rlmD gene encoding 23S rRNA (uracil(1939)-C(5))-methyltransferase RlmD, translated as MDKVVPVKKNNDYEIYIDDFGNMGEGIGKVDNFTVFVKGAVKGEKVKAKIIKVNKNFAIGKLIDVIEKSEDRAEPVCSIYNKCGGCQLQHLKYEKQLEFKKNKVTECLRRIAKVDLSTVKINETIGMETPNYYRNKVQLPVGEVNGEVKIGFYRERSHDIIEVDKCFIQDDTANEIMLVVKKWIKDFNIEAYNEALGKGVLRHIMIRKAFKTGQIMLVLVTNTEKLPQKKELIHRITTEIKGIKGIIQNINNKKTNVVLGQREITLWGENIIEDYIGEFKFNVSSKSFFQVNPVQTEKLYETVLRFAGLTGNEVVFDAYCGTGTISLFLSQKANKVYGVEMVPEAIENAKINAQQNGVGNAEFIVGKAEEEIPKLIEKGIKPEIVVVDPPRKGCEKALLESIAGGEPRTIVYVSCDPATLSRDLGILNELGYEVKEVQPVDMFPETGHVETVVLLQRKVM; from the coding sequence ATGGATAAAGTTGTACCAGTTAAAAAAAATAATGATTATGAAATTTACATAGATGATTTTGGAAATATGGGAGAGGGTATTGGTAAGGTTGATAATTTTACTGTATTTGTAAAAGGTGCAGTTAAAGGGGAAAAAGTAAAGGCAAAAATAATAAAGGTTAATAAAAACTTTGCAATAGGAAAGTTAATAGATGTAATTGAAAAATCAGAAGATAGGGCTGAGCCAGTGTGTTCGATTTATAATAAATGTGGTGGATGTCAACTTCAACATCTAAAATATGAAAAGCAACTTGAATTTAAGAAAAACAAAGTAACAGAATGTCTTAGAAGAATAGCAAAAGTGGATTTAAGCACTGTAAAAATAAATGAGACAATTGGTATGGAAACTCCAAACTATTACAGGAACAAGGTTCAACTTCCTGTGGGAGAGGTTAATGGAGAAGTGAAAATTGGTTTTTATAGAGAAAGAAGTCATGACATAATAGAAGTTGACAAATGTTTTATACAGGATGATACTGCAAATGAAATAATGCTTGTAGTAAAGAAGTGGATTAAAGATTTTAACATAGAAGCATATAATGAAGCTTTGGGTAAAGGTGTTTTGAGGCACATAATGATAAGAAAAGCCTTTAAAACAGGACAAATAATGTTAGTTTTAGTAACAAATACTGAAAAGCTTCCACAAAAGAAAGAACTTATCCACAGAATAACTACTGAAATTAAGGGTATAAAGGGGATAATTCAAAATATTAATAATAAGAAAACTAATGTGGTATTAGGACAAAGGGAAATAACTCTTTGGGGTGAAAATATTATAGAGGATTACATAGGAGAGTTTAAGTTCAATGTTTCATCTAAATCATTTTTTCAAGTAAATCCAGTTCAAACTGAAAAGCTTTATGAAACTGTTTTAAGATTTGCAGGACTTACAGGTAATGAAGTAGTATTTGATGCCTACTGCGGAACAGGTACGATTTCATTATTTTTATCACAAAAGGCAAATAAGGTTTATGGAGTAGAAATGGTGCCGGAAGCAATAGAAAATGCTAAGATAAACGCACAGCAAAATGGTGTGGGTAACGCAGAATTTATAGTTGGAAAAGCGGAAGAGGAAATACCAAAGCTTATAGAGAAGGGCATAAAGCCAGAAATAGTAGTGGTAGATCCGCCAAGAAAAGGCTGTGAGAAGGCATTACTTGAATCTATAGCTGGTGGAGAGCCTAGAACTATAGTTTATGTTTCTTGTGATCCAGCAACTTTATCAAGGGATTTAGGAATATTAAATGAACTTGGATATGAGGTTAAAGAAGTTCAGCCGGTGGATATGTTCCCGGAGACTGGGCATGTGGAGACGGTTGTGTTGCTACAAAGAAAAGTTATGTAG
- a CDS encoding DUF1540 domain-containing protein, whose translation MSTKLMCSAGTCVNNINGLCTAKTINVHGIKARASVDTECETFAEKGIKNALSNLVNMNIPGEIRQVFSKNSIEMSPEIQCEAINCSYNHSKICAARNVQIYGPGAATSEGTECETFASKI comes from the coding sequence ATGTCAACAAAATTAATGTGTAGTGCTGGTACGTGTGTTAACAATATAAACGGCTTATGTACAGCTAAAACTATTAATGTACATGGTATAAAAGCTAGGGCATCTGTTGATACTGAATGTGAGACTTTTGCAGAAAAAGGAATTAAAAATGCACTTTCAAATCTAGTAAATATGAATATTCCAGGGGAAATACGTCAAGTATTTAGTAAAAATTCAATAGAGATGAGTCCTGAAATACAATGTGAGGCAATAAATTGTTCTTACAATCATAGTAAAATATGTGCAGCAAGAAATGTTCAAATATACGGTCCAGGAGCTGCTACAAGTGAAGGTACTGAATGTGAAACTTTTGCATCAAAAATTTAG
- a CDS encoding Cof-type HAD-IIB family hydrolase, whose protein sequence is MIKLIATDMDGTLLKSNGEFPNEFPFILNSLLNKNIMFSVASGRQYFTLRDNMDAFKDKITFIAENGAFIVKNGEELFAKTLDRNIVAKVIDDVHKIPDCKLVLCGKRSAYTLDNSSEFVGEVEKYYHKNTVVDSLDDIDDEFFKIAVCDYKGSENHSNLILTPKWGETLQCTVSGEVWLDLGRKDVNKGTAIKFLQDKFNIKENETMAFGDYYNDVSMLESVYHSYVMENAPDEMKKHGRFLAKSNDESGVIHVIKDKILKLDA, encoded by the coding sequence ATGATTAAATTAATAGCTACAGATATGGATGGAACATTGCTTAAAAGTAATGGTGAATTTCCTAATGAATTCCCCTTCATATTAAACAGCTTACTAAATAAAAACATTATGTTTAGCGTAGCAAGTGGAAGACAATACTTTACGTTAAGAGATAACATGGACGCTTTTAAGGATAAAATAACTTTTATAGCCGAAAATGGCGCCTTCATAGTAAAAAACGGAGAAGAACTATTTGCTAAAACTTTAGATAGAAATATAGTAGCTAAAGTAATAGATGATGTACACAAAATTCCTGACTGTAAGTTGGTTTTGTGCGGAAAAAGAAGTGCCTATACTTTAGATAACTCCTCTGAATTTGTAGGAGAAGTTGAAAAATACTACCATAAAAATACTGTAGTTGACAGCTTAGATGATATTGATGATGAATTTTTTAAAATAGCTGTTTGTGACTATAAAGGTTCTGAGAACCACTCAAATCTTATTTTAACTCCAAAGTGGGGAGAAACACTTCAATGTACTGTATCTGGTGAAGTATGGCTTGATCTTGGACGAAAAGATGTAAATAAAGGCACTGCCATAAAATTTCTTCAAGATAAATTTAACATAAAAGAAAATGAAACAATGGCATTTGGTGACTATTACAATGATGTATCAATGCTTGAAAGTGTATATCATAGTTATGTCATGGAAAATGCTCCTGATGAAATGAAAAAGCATGGAAGATTTTTAGCTAAAAGTAATGATGAATCTGGTGTAATACACGTAATTAAAGATAAAATTTTAAAATTGGATGCTTAA